The following DNA comes from Paenibacillus sp..
TTGCTCGCAAAGCCCGTGCCGAAGCCCGTCGGGGACGAAGTGCTCGTGAAGGTGATAATCGCTCCGATGTGCACGGAGTACAAGGCGTTCTTGGCCGGCGCGCCGCAGTCGTGCCTCGGGCACGAAGCGGTCGGCGTCGTGGAGGAGTCGGCGTCGCTCGCGTTCCGGCCGGGCGACCGTGTGATCGCGATGCCGTTGTCCGGATGCGGCGCTTGCGACCTGTGCCTCGCCGGCGATTATATCCATTGTTTGTCTAACCCGATGCAGGATGCGGCGATGGCGCAGTACGTGCTGAAGCCGTCGCACGCGCTGCGCCGCATACCCGACGGCATGAGCTTCGAGCGGGCCGGTCTCGCCTGCTGCGGGCTCGGCGCGTCGTTCGGCGCGATGCAGAAGCTGGGCGTCGGTCCGTTCGACGTCGTGCTCGTCGCCGGCCTCGGCCCCGTCGGGCTCGGCGCCGTCGTCAATGCCGCGTTCCGCGGCGCGCGTATCGTCGCCGTTGAGTCGAACCCGTACCGGGCCGATCTCGCCCGTCGCATGGGCGTCGAAGCCGTCGTCGATCCGCGGGACCCGAACGCGCTGCGGCTCGTGCTGGACGCCTCCGGCGGAGGCGGCCCGACATGCGCGGTCGACTGCTCCGGCGTCCCTGCCGCGCACCGACTCTGCATCGACGCCGTGCGCCGGAAGGGCAAGGTCGCATTCGTAGGCGAATGCCATACGGAGACGCCCATCGTAGTCAGCCGGGATCTTATTCGTAAGGGCATCATCCTCGTCGGCTCCTGGCATTACAACTTGAACGACTTGCCGCTGCTGCTTCAGGTCATCGAACGTTCGCCGATCGTCGAGCAGATGGTGACGCACTTGTTCCCGATGAGCGACATCCAGAGGGCGCTGGAGACGGCCGTCTCGCAGCAATCCGGGAAGATCATGCTTAAGCCTTGGGAGTAAGAGATTCGTACGAATATGAGCAAGGCCGCGCCGCCGCGGCGCCGCCTCGGTCCCAAGGGACCGAGGCGGTTTGCATTTCGATTCCCCGCAAATCCTCCGTAGAAAACTCGTCAAAACTTCAATCTTGCCTTGTAACATAGGGGAGAGAACAACGACGGAGGGATCGGATTCGTGTTTAAGAACAAAGAGTATGTCCGTTTTTTCGAAAAAGCAGGCATTTCCCTAGCCGCGGCGGTGCCGGCCGGGTTGCTGACGGGGATCCTGCTGCGAATCGATATGGCGCTGATCGCCATCGCCTATCCCAAGTTGGCGACAGGCTTTCATTGGACCAGTACGCTATTCATTATCTTAGGGCCCGGGTTGGGAGCGACGTTGACGAACGCCGTCATCTTCTCGCTTCTGCGCCGCTGGCTTCCCGTAAATCGACGCTCCCTGGTAACCGTCTACGCAATGTTTACGCTGCTCGCATACGGGGGGCCGCTTCTCCTGTCTAACCCCGGGGGCGAACTGTTCGGACCCCAGGCTGTCTTAGGCGTTCCGCTGTTCGCGCTCACCTACGCG
Coding sequences within:
- a CDS encoding zinc-dependent alcohol dehydrogenase gives rise to the protein MMKAAAIVGERQAGLLAKPVPKPVGDEVLVKVIIAPMCTEYKAFLAGAPQSCLGHEAVGVVEESASLAFRPGDRVIAMPLSGCGACDLCLAGDYIHCLSNPMQDAAMAQYVLKPSHALRRIPDGMSFERAGLACCGLGASFGAMQKLGVGPFDVVLVAGLGPVGLGAVVNAAFRGARIVAVESNPYRADLARRMGVEAVVDPRDPNALRLVLDASGGGGPTCAVDCSGVPAAHRLCIDAVRRKGKVAFVGECHTETPIVVSRDLIRKGIILVGSWHYNLNDLPLLLQVIERSPIVEQMVTHLFPMSDIQRALETAVSQQSGKIMLKPWE